A window from Dunckerocampus dactyliophorus isolate RoL2022-P2 chromosome 15, RoL_Ddac_1.1, whole genome shotgun sequence encodes these proteins:
- the fam113 gene encoding PC-esterase domain-containing protein 1A isoform X3 yields MEQMTFVSHHHVSELFHNKFIVVLGDSIQRSVYKDLVLLLQEEKYLNLAQLKRKGEMSFEQDCLVEGGCLSLLHNGTEYREVRQYQSAHHLVRFYFVTRIFSDYMESIFNDFRHGLKPDLVIVNSCVWDISRYGLKWGENYKENLSRFFEELNEILPIESLVIWNLTMPLAETIKGGFLVPEISDRAANLRHDVIEANFYSGALANAYKMDVLDLHFHFRFSLHHRIKDGVHWNALAHRRITTLLTLHVADAWGVKLPLNSNARIPVAYQLPAQQIVQRHEAHPPRNNFCPNPARVNGFMNFEAIPPAYWYEDEAFYGSSFHHDPLPYGCSHCPEPSNTHCAACYDWTRPHVMRNRHVRHHYKPYTYHRPGQHFSNDYFYHKVDF; encoded by the exons ATG GAGCAAATGACGTTTGTGAGCCACCATCATGTCAGCGAGCTCTTCCACAACAAGTTCATTGTGGTGCTGGGAGACTCTA TTCAGCGGTCCGTCTACAAAGACCTTGTCTTGCTTTTACAGGAGGAGAAATACCTCAACTTAGCACAACTCAAGCGAAAG GGTGAGATGAGCTTTGAACAGGACTGCCTGGTAGAAGGTGGTTGCCTGAGCCTATTGCACAATGGCACAGAGTACCGGGAGGTCCGGCAGTACCAGTCCGCGCACCACCTGGTTCGGTTCTACTTTGTGACGCGCATCTTCTCAGACTACATGGAGAGCATCTTCAATGACTTCCGTCATGGTTTGAAACCAGATTTGGTCATCGTCAACTCCTGTGTTTGGGACATTTCAAG GTATGGTTTAAAATGGGGTGAAAACTACAAGGAGAACCTCAGTAGGTTCTTTGAAGAGTTGAATGAGATCCTCCCAATTGAAAGCTTGGTCATATGGAACCTCACCATGCCCCTTGCAGAGACTATCAAAGGTGGCTTCTTGGTTCCTGAG ATCTCTGACAGGGCTGCCAATCTACGTCACGATGTAATCGAAGCCAACTTCTACAGCGGAGCCCTAGCCAACGCCTACAAGATGGAcgtgctggacctccacttccACTTTCGCTTCTCCCTGCATCATCGTATTAAAGATGGTGTCCACTGGAATGCTCTGGCCCACCGCCGGATAACCACCCTGTTGACACTGCACGTGGCAGACGCCTGGGGTGTGAAACTGCCGCTTAATTCCAATG CAAGAATTCCTGTTGCTTATCAGCTGCCAGCCCAGCAAATTGTTCAGAGACATGAAG CGCACCCCCCAAGAAACAACTTTTGTCCCAATCCTGCTCGCGTCAACGGCTTCATGAACTTTGAGGCTATCCCACCAGCATACTGGTATGAAGATGAAGCATTCTATGGATCTTCCTTTCATCACGACCCACTTCCATACG gGTGTTCTCATTGTCCGGAGCCTTCAAATACACATTGTGCAGCTTGCTACGACTGGACCCGCCCCCACGTGATGAGGAATAGACATGTCAGGCACCACTATAAGCCGTACACTTATCACAGACCCGGGCAGCATTTCTCTAATGATTACTTTTACCACAAAGTGGACTTTTAG
- the fam113 gene encoding PC-esterase domain-containing protein 1A isoform X2, which yields MEQMTFVSHHHVSELFHNKFIVVLGDSIQRSVYKDLVLLLQEEKYLNLAQLKRKGEMSFEQDCLVEGGCLSLLHNGTEYREVRQYQSAHHLVRFYFVTRIFSDYMESIFNDFRHGLKPDLVIVNSCVWDISSLCHSLHVSCEPPCRYGLKWGENYKENLSRFFEELNEILPIESLVIWNLTMPLAETIKGGFLVPEISDRAANLRHDVIEANFYSGALANAYKMDVLDLHFHFRFSLHHRIKDGVHWNALAHRRITTLLTLHVADAWGVKLPLNSNARIPVAYQLPAQQIVQRHEAHPPRNNFCPNPARVNGFMNFEAIPPAYWYEDEAFYGSSFHHDPLPYGCSHCPEPSNTHCAACYDWTRPHVMRNRHVRHHYKPYTYHRPGQHFSNDYFYHKVDF from the exons ATG GAGCAAATGACGTTTGTGAGCCACCATCATGTCAGCGAGCTCTTCCACAACAAGTTCATTGTGGTGCTGGGAGACTCTA TTCAGCGGTCCGTCTACAAAGACCTTGTCTTGCTTTTACAGGAGGAGAAATACCTCAACTTAGCACAACTCAAGCGAAAG GGTGAGATGAGCTTTGAACAGGACTGCCTGGTAGAAGGTGGTTGCCTGAGCCTATTGCACAATGGCACAGAGTACCGGGAGGTCCGGCAGTACCAGTCCGCGCACCACCTGGTTCGGTTCTACTTTGTGACGCGCATCTTCTCAGACTACATGGAGAGCATCTTCAATGACTTCCGTCATGGTTTGAAACCAGATTTGGTCATCGTCAACTCCTGTGTTTGGGACATTTCAAG CTTATGTCACAGCCTTCATGTAAGTTGTGAACCTCCCTGTAGGTATGGTTTAAAATGGGGTGAAAACTACAAGGAGAACCTCAGTAGGTTCTTTGAAGAGTTGAATGAGATCCTCCCAATTGAAAGCTTGGTCATATGGAACCTCACCATGCCCCTTGCAGAGACTATCAAAGGTGGCTTCTTGGTTCCTGAG ATCTCTGACAGGGCTGCCAATCTACGTCACGATGTAATCGAAGCCAACTTCTACAGCGGAGCCCTAGCCAACGCCTACAAGATGGAcgtgctggacctccacttccACTTTCGCTTCTCCCTGCATCATCGTATTAAAGATGGTGTCCACTGGAATGCTCTGGCCCACCGCCGGATAACCACCCTGTTGACACTGCACGTGGCAGACGCCTGGGGTGTGAAACTGCCGCTTAATTCCAATG CAAGAATTCCTGTTGCTTATCAGCTGCCAGCCCAGCAAATTGTTCAGAGACATGAAG CGCACCCCCCAAGAAACAACTTTTGTCCCAATCCTGCTCGCGTCAACGGCTTCATGAACTTTGAGGCTATCCCACCAGCATACTGGTATGAAGATGAAGCATTCTATGGATCTTCCTTTCATCACGACCCACTTCCATACG gGTGTTCTCATTGTCCGGAGCCTTCAAATACACATTGTGCAGCTTGCTACGACTGGACCCGCCCCCACGTGATGAGGAATAGACATGTCAGGCACCACTATAAGCCGTACACTTATCACAGACCCGGGCAGCATTTCTCTAATGATTACTTTTACCACAAAGTGGACTTTTAG
- the fam113 gene encoding PC-esterase domain-containing protein 1A isoform X5, whose amino-acid sequence MSFEQDCLVEGGCLSLLHNGTEYREVRQYQSAHHLVRFYFVTRIFSDYMESIFNDFRHGLKPDLVIVNSCVWDISSLCHSLHVSCEPPCRYGLKWGENYKENLSRFFEELNEILPIESLVIWNLTMPLAETIKGGFLVPEISDRAANLRHDVIEANFYSGALANAYKMDVLDLHFHFRFSLHHRIKDGVHWNALAHRRITTLLTLHVADAWGVKLPLNSNARIPVAYQLPAQQIVQRHEAHPPRNNFCPNPARVNGFMNFEAIPPAYWYEDEAFYGSSFHHDPLPYGCSHCPEPSNTHCAACYDWTRPHVMRNRHVRHHYKPYTYHRPGQHFSNDYFYHKVDF is encoded by the exons ATGAGCTTTGAACAGGACTGCCTGGTAGAAGGTGGTTGCCTGAGCCTATTGCACAATGGCACAGAGTACCGGGAGGTCCGGCAGTACCAGTCCGCGCACCACCTGGTTCGGTTCTACTTTGTGACGCGCATCTTCTCAGACTACATGGAGAGCATCTTCAATGACTTCCGTCATGGTTTGAAACCAGATTTGGTCATCGTCAACTCCTGTGTTTGGGACATTTCAAG CTTATGTCACAGCCTTCATGTAAGTTGTGAACCTCCCTGTAGGTATGGTTTAAAATGGGGTGAAAACTACAAGGAGAACCTCAGTAGGTTCTTTGAAGAGTTGAATGAGATCCTCCCAATTGAAAGCTTGGTCATATGGAACCTCACCATGCCCCTTGCAGAGACTATCAAAGGTGGCTTCTTGGTTCCTGAG ATCTCTGACAGGGCTGCCAATCTACGTCACGATGTAATCGAAGCCAACTTCTACAGCGGAGCCCTAGCCAACGCCTACAAGATGGAcgtgctggacctccacttccACTTTCGCTTCTCCCTGCATCATCGTATTAAAGATGGTGTCCACTGGAATGCTCTGGCCCACCGCCGGATAACCACCCTGTTGACACTGCACGTGGCAGACGCCTGGGGTGTGAAACTGCCGCTTAATTCCAATG CAAGAATTCCTGTTGCTTATCAGCTGCCAGCCCAGCAAATTGTTCAGAGACATGAAG CGCACCCCCCAAGAAACAACTTTTGTCCCAATCCTGCTCGCGTCAACGGCTTCATGAACTTTGAGGCTATCCCACCAGCATACTGGTATGAAGATGAAGCATTCTATGGATCTTCCTTTCATCACGACCCACTTCCATACG gGTGTTCTCATTGTCCGGAGCCTTCAAATACACATTGTGCAGCTTGCTACGACTGGACCCGCCCCCACGTGATGAGGAATAGACATGTCAGGCACCACTATAAGCCGTACACTTATCACAGACCCGGGCAGCATTTCTCTAATGATTACTTTTACCACAAAGTGGACTTTTAG
- the fam113 gene encoding PC-esterase domain-containing protein 1A isoform X4 encodes MEQMTFVSHHHVSELFHNKFIVVLGDSIQRSVYKDLVLLLQEEKYLNLAQLKRKGEMSFEQDCLVEGGCLSLLHNGTEYREVRQYQSAHHLVRFYFVTRIFSDYMESIFNDFRHGLKPDLVIVNSCVWDISSLCHSLHVSCEPPCRYGLKWGENYKENLSRFFEELNEILPIESLVIWNLTMPLAETIKGGFLVPEISDRAANLRHDVIEANFYSGALANAYKMDVLDLHFHFRFSLHHRIKDGVHWNALAHRRITTLLTLHVADAWGVKLPLNSNARIPVAYQLPAQQIVQRHEAHPPRNNFCPNPARVNGFMNFEAIPPAYWYEDEAFYGSSFHHDPLPYGSRASCNQAQLTSGERWELVVD; translated from the exons ATG GAGCAAATGACGTTTGTGAGCCACCATCATGTCAGCGAGCTCTTCCACAACAAGTTCATTGTGGTGCTGGGAGACTCTA TTCAGCGGTCCGTCTACAAAGACCTTGTCTTGCTTTTACAGGAGGAGAAATACCTCAACTTAGCACAACTCAAGCGAAAG GGTGAGATGAGCTTTGAACAGGACTGCCTGGTAGAAGGTGGTTGCCTGAGCCTATTGCACAATGGCACAGAGTACCGGGAGGTCCGGCAGTACCAGTCCGCGCACCACCTGGTTCGGTTCTACTTTGTGACGCGCATCTTCTCAGACTACATGGAGAGCATCTTCAATGACTTCCGTCATGGTTTGAAACCAGATTTGGTCATCGTCAACTCCTGTGTTTGGGACATTTCAAG CTTATGTCACAGCCTTCATGTAAGTTGTGAACCTCCCTGTAGGTATGGTTTAAAATGGGGTGAAAACTACAAGGAGAACCTCAGTAGGTTCTTTGAAGAGTTGAATGAGATCCTCCCAATTGAAAGCTTGGTCATATGGAACCTCACCATGCCCCTTGCAGAGACTATCAAAGGTGGCTTCTTGGTTCCTGAG ATCTCTGACAGGGCTGCCAATCTACGTCACGATGTAATCGAAGCCAACTTCTACAGCGGAGCCCTAGCCAACGCCTACAAGATGGAcgtgctggacctccacttccACTTTCGCTTCTCCCTGCATCATCGTATTAAAGATGGTGTCCACTGGAATGCTCTGGCCCACCGCCGGATAACCACCCTGTTGACACTGCACGTGGCAGACGCCTGGGGTGTGAAACTGCCGCTTAATTCCAATG CAAGAATTCCTGTTGCTTATCAGCTGCCAGCCCAGCAAATTGTTCAGAGACATGAAG CGCACCCCCCAAGAAACAACTTTTGTCCCAATCCTGCTCGCGTCAACGGCTTCATGAACTTTGAGGCTATCCCACCAGCATACTGGTATGAAGATGAAGCATTCTATGGATCTTCCTTTCATCACGACCCACTTCCATACG GATCACGAGCAAGCTGTAACCaagcccagctgacttcggg